From the Pseudomonas monsensis genome, the window GTCGCTTTCATAGCATTCCCTGCCTTCTGGATTTGGGCGCAGCTTGCCAACGGCTGCCAAACCTACTTTAGAAGTGGGTTCAGAGTGCGGCAAATGTGCGCAGCTTTATTATTTTTCTCATGGTCTGCAGCTTCGGTGTTTAGCAGAGCTGTTCTTATTGGTTTCTGCCCAAGCTTAAGCTGGCCATTTTCTTCAATCATGCATCCACGGAGTCGAGCGCATGGAGTTATTGCAGCGCCTGCTCGACAAGATCGACAGGTTTGAATTGCTGATCGCAGGACTGGTCGGCGCTGTCGTCGCGAGCTGGTGGCACAAAGACGATCTGGCCGACTGGCGTGCTTGGATGATCTTCCTGGTCACCGGCATTGCCTACTCGCTGTATCTGACGAGCATGGTCAGCACCTACTTAGGCGTGACCGAGCCGAAGATCGTCGCGGGTATCGGTTTGCTACAGGGCACATTCGGCGGATCGCTGCTCGCAGCCATTAACCGAGCCATCAAAGCCGCTGACCTCTGGGCGCCCATTCGCCAGCGGTTCGGGGGAGGCAATCCACCATGAGTCTTGAGCTGATCAACTCCATCGCCTGCGGCTTGATTGCCTTGTGGACGTGTGGGCGACCTGGTGTGTTCTGAGCGGTCGAGTGCGGGACGGTGTCATCGGCAAGCTGATCTATTCGGCGGTCGCCATCAGTGGGTTCGTCGTGATGAGCCGGGAGCAGAACATCTTCATGATGGGCCCGACGACCATCGCCGGGCTCACGCTGCACGTCTCACTGGCCCTGGCCGGCATGCGCCACATCTTCATGGTCATCTGGTGGCAGCGGGTGAAGGCCTGGCTCTGCCGGACGCTGAATTGTGAGCACTGCCTGCGCTGTGACAAGGCGCCGGGTGGGATCGAGCGACGATCCAAGTAAGTCGCGACACGTTTCGCGAGAGTGCAAATTGTGTCGCGTCAAATGAAAGACGTTAGCCGGTGTGCCACCTGCGTCAGGCTCTTTGCCTTTTCAGCGTAACGGCGAGCATGGCTGTTGAGACTATTCCAGGCATGAGGAATATGCACGTGAGTTCGGGAAGCCCGCGCAGGTAGTAGGCGAGAAACATGCCCCAGATCATGGCTACCACAGCAGCCAATGCAAGTGATCGAGGATTGCGCACGTTTGGTGAGGTTGCCATCGCAAGGGCATAAATTTTCCAGGCTGACCATATCCCAAGCAGCGAGATGATAAATGCGCCTAAACCTCCCAGTAGGACTAGAGGGGGCTCTGGGATGACGAAAAAGAGAGGAACGAACAAAGCCACGATGCCAGCTGCGAAGAGGAGGGTGATTGGCAGAAGCCCGACAAGCGCTCCGATTGTCAGCGCGACTCGCAATTTTGTCAGGTTTTCCATTTCGTACCTTTAGTTCTGCACCGTTATTTGCGCGGACTTAATACCGGCAACAAGCCATTGTTTCAAGCCCAAAGGGGACTATGGGCAGGCCATGATGATTTCTATGCTGGTGTGCATCCGGAACGCACTGTAGGCGCGCTGACCCTCATGGGGCCGAAAGGCGAAGTTACGGTGTTCGGGCTCGGCACCAAGTGCGACGACCTTCAATGCTTGGGTGCAATGCGCCTGGGTGAGCAGAAGCTGATTGATGTGCTGCTCGATGGCGGGGAAGGCTAGATGTGCCGCATGTGAGTGCGGCACGGAACGTTCTATTTTTTGAATTCAACATTGGCGGTGACTAGGAGCTGGCCGTTGACGGTGACTTTGCACGCCCGCCCGGTTTCAGTCTTAGTGCCAGGCGCAAGAACCGGGTCACACTGCAGAAACACCTTCTTCCCTTGATAGTCTCGTGTCACACCTGCCGTTGTTGTGCTTGCTGGTTCCTTCATGAATTTCCGATTCCATGGCCCAAAGTAGATCTCTGGTTCGCCGCCGCCGAAGAAGCCGGATTCAGGAGTGGCGCAGATGGTGCCTTGCATCCGCTCTCCGTCGATGATGTTTGCGTCTTCGTAGCAAGAGATCATCCCTTTGGCTGTGACAATCGTCGACGGCCCTCTGTTAGTCCATGTTGGAGCGGTTACGCAGCCAGAAAGGGTGACTGCGGCGAGAGCGGCGGCGACGAGGGAGATTTGTTGAATTCGCATTAGTTGGGCGTCCTTACTTTTCGAGGCGCACACAAATACCGGCTATGGGCCACTATTTCAAGCGTAAGGGTGAATGATGGATAGGCCATATCCTCCACCTTCAATAGTTGATGCCGACTCTGGTAGCCGTATGCCTCGCCGGTGCGAATGAAGCGCGGGAGGATTGGCCCGACCTGGGCCGCGCTTCGATTTGCCATGAGGTATTGCTCCATGCCGCGCGTGGCGGCAGAAGGTGGGTATAGATTGCGAAGTTCTTTACGCTGTTCTGACGACTTAGCGGGATAGCCGAAGTAGAAGCGGCGCTTTCCGGTGTAGCCGCACTCACTCCATACGGACGATGGGCCGCAACCGCAACTGCATCCACCTTCACATCCGCAACTGCAACCGCTACACCCAGGCGTCACTACGCCTTCTTCCTCGGCCTCGCGACCTCGGTAATCCAGTAGTTGCGCCGCCGATCAATCCGGAACCCTGCAGCCTTTTGTGCCTGCTCATATGTGGCAGGCTCGATTCGGAAGCTGCGTTCCGCACTTTGGTCTGCGACCCATTGCATAACTTTTGGCATGCAGAATTCCTCGCCCGCCGCTCACCGGCAGGCATGTAGGGAGATTGGGGTTTGGTTTGCGTTGATTTACTATTGGTCAGCCAGCAACCAATGGAAGGAACCAGATTGTGAATTTCAACGAATCGCTAAGAAGCGCCGCTCACAGTGGTGTTCTGTTAACTCAACGCTCCATAGCTTTTGCGCTCTCTGAAATGAAGGCTTTTTTGGTGTGTGCTCTAAGCTGCTATCTCGGCTTCATCGTATTATTTCTCCTGAAAGCTGATCCGGAGACGGCGACCTTCGGTGATTTTCTCAGTGTGATTCACTCATCTTCGAACATTGCTGCTTCCTTCATAGCCGCGGCTCTTTCGGTAGTTCTGAAAGGTGTACTCCTAGGAAAACAACGGAGACTGAGTGCTGACTGACCTCTATACCCATAATCTCGACCCCGTGTAGATGAATACTTAGGCGAACCAGGCGAGGGCGGTCATAGTAGGTGCGCTCCTGCTTCGAGTAGGCCGTCGCGGTCTCACTTCTTGCGCAATGCTTCGTTCTCGACGATAAGGGCTCGGACAGCGGTGGGGTTCGCGGCAGCCATGAATTCGGCTACCTCCTCAAGCCATATGCTTGCTGACCCATGCCCCCAAGATCGCATCCAGTTCCTGCCTGGCTTCGGCTGATACATCTGGCCAGTCCTCAGCGACTTCACCAACGTCGTCATATGCGCGCTCACCGAGCATTTCGATGATGTCGCCGGCATCGACGTAGGCGGCGATCTTCACCGGAAACTTTTCACCCTTCCACACGATGTCGCCAACGGCCAAATTGTCGTTCTCGTTAAGCAGTTCGTTCATGCTGTCGCAGTTGAACATCTCGTCATTGGCTGACCAGGTTTCTTCACGGACATTATTTTCTTCAGACATGACTTCGTCCTTGCCGCTATAGCGGCTGAATTTGAAGGGGGAGGGAGTAGAGGTATGTGAAGCTACGGCTACTATCGTTATGAGTCAGTTATTGCGGTGGCCAAGATGCTCAGCGAGTCAGATAAGGTTGGACACACGTTCAAGCGAGCGTTTTTCCGCGTAGATGGCGTGACGATGTATTTTTTTGGGGCTGTATGGCTCGGGCTCACTATCTGGGCGCTATTTGACCCCGCGCCTTTAAGATTCCCCGCTTGGGTTCTTTTTATGCTCGGCATGACGCTGAACCCTTTCATCTACGTTCTACTGGGTGTCATGCGCTCACCTGGGTTGTTGACGGCGCTTATCATCATTTTCTTCAATGTTAAATTCCTCCTGATCTTCATCTGACTTTGAAGGGGAGGGAGTTACTGGTATTTGTTGCTGATGCGCTCAGCGATGTCTTCGAGCTCTTCGGCCTGCCGTACATCCTGTTGTTGTCGCGGCGAGAGTCGACAGGCGAGCGGTGGACGTTCCAGCGTTCGAGGATCTTCGCTGCCAGCAAGATCAGCCAAGCCTCAACCTTGCGGCGAAGAAGCCCTTCATGCCGCCACCTGCTGCGGCTGTTCTTGGCGCAGCGCCTGCTGCACAGCTAGGATGATCCGCTCGAGGTAGGCGTAATCGGGATTGGGCTCTTTGGCATCGCTCGTCATGTGCCACCACTCATCACCGAACAGCTTGGTCATCAATTCGCTGTGGGCGCCGTGGAGATAATCAACCGACGGCGATTCGCGAAGATCCTCTGCCGCGTCGCACATTTCGGGCGCTTCGTCCGATGTGTAGCCGAATCGACGTCGCTCTTTCAGCACCAGGCGCCGCGCTTCGTTCGCTAGAGCATCCCCGCTGAATCGCCGCGATCTCAGGTCTTGGTCGAAGTAACCGATGATGTAGCTGGTGTTCAGCTCGCAAAAGAACTGGCCGATGTTCAGGCCGTCCCACATGCCGCCCCAGTACGCCGTCCAACTCTTGCCCCAGCAATTGACGGTGATCTTGCCTTTGCGAGGAGCTAGGTCTTCGAGGAAGACGTTGATTGAATCGAGATTCTGCGCGCCGGTTATCACCAGCTTTGTCACAGTCGAGTGCTCAACCTTCAGCGGCTCGGCCGTTTTGTTTTCTGTGGGCATGAGGCGTTCTCGGAAGTATGATGTCGTGCTAATGGATTATTGTGATATCGGGATTGATTGATGAAATACGAAACATCCGTAGTTTATCTGGAGCAAGTTCCTAAGATTCTTGTTGACTCTGGTTTCGATTGGGCGACCTTCTGGAGCTTTTCTGCAACTGTGGCGATCTTTGTTCTTGGTACATATTTAACAATTAGAAACTTTAGTAAATCAATCGTTAGTCAAGAAAAGGTTGCGCTAGAGAACTTTGAACTACAAAGGCAGATAATTGAAATTCAAAAGGTGTCAGCGAGTCAAAATTTTGAATTACAGAAAGAACTGATAGCTAGCCAAGAACGGGCGGCAAAAAAAAATTTCGAAATTCAAAAGGAAATGATTGCAAGTCAAGAAGTTGTTGCGGCTCAAGCATCTTTGAAGACTAGTAGGCAGAATTGGATTAATGATCTTCGCGACGCCTGCGCTATTTATATTGCTGCGGCTCTCAATGTTCAGAGGCTAAACTTATACCGAGAAGCGGCTGAGCCCTGGGTTTCGGGTGATGCGCCTTTGCGTGACTGGTCATTTTCACATATTCAAGCGATGAAAGAATTGGTCAGTTTAAAGGCAAAGATTGAGTTATTGGTTAATCCTAGTGAGCCAGAAAGTGAGAAGCTTTTGTCGTTGATTACAGAACTACATGATGAATGTGATCAGGCCGACGGCCCTGCTAAATCAATCTGCGAGAGAGTAGTGGTGAGTTGTCAGGTTATCCTTAAAAAGGAGTGGGAGAAAGCCAAGTCAGGTAAGTAGTCCTATGCCGGGGCATGCCCGGGTGGTGGAGGGTAATGAGGGATCAGCTACAGTTCATCGATCAAAACAAGGAGTAACGCTATGGCTTGTCCAATTTGCGGTAACGCCGAAGCAACTGAGCATCTAACCTTTGCAGGAGGTTTGCGTTTCGATTGCCCACCGTGTGGCGGGTACTTCTGCATTTCTTCAACGCTAGAAACGTTGGCCGACGGTAAAAAATTCGACATAGGTCGAACCCGGGCCGTGCTTGAAAACAAGCGAGAGAGGACGCGCAGAGAACCATTCGACCCGAACCGACCCCAGGATCTAGAGCCGACTCTTACCTCTGATGACCGTGAGCTGCTTATTCATCCAGATTGATCTGCTTGAGAATGCGGCGGCCGATCCAGCGCACGACGGTAACCGCCTTGCTGTTCCAGATTGCCTTGTAGCGCGGCCCGTCGGCGTCTCGCACGTACCATGCTTTGCTTTGCTTTGCTTTGCTTTGCGCACGTCCATGCCGTCGGCGATGCACTGCTCCGGAGTCTCGTCGGCGTCGAGCTTTCGCCAGCCATCCCAAGGGATCAGGGTGTAGTCGTCCGACATACCTTGTAGGCGTTCGCACTCACGCGGAGTCAGGCGCCGTACCTTTGATCCGCTTACCAGCATTTCAGCCTCGGTCACTGGGTTGCTGTTATTCCGCATGTTCCCCGATCTGAGGGGGGGGGTGAAACTGATGCGACGATTGCAACCTGACCGCCACCGTTTGCATGCTTCCCGAGTGGTTCATGGCGTGCAGTGTTGACGCTATCTCGCCAGCATCTCCGCCGTAATCCTTGCATGAGAAAGCCAGCACGGCATTTTCCATCCCATTGTTTCTGCCGAGTGTGCGCGCTTGATCGATTCGCACATTGGGATCCTGACTGCCATGCACCACGAAGCTCTCAACCTCAAAATCAATTCGCATCCCTTTTGCGGTCAGGCAAGCCGCGACATCTATTGCCCCGCTGGTTCGTCCGCCGACATAAGCCGATACCGGAATGAATGCTTCGGAGTCTGCACGATGGCTGCTTTGTGATTGCGCGCGGAGAATTGGTGCGGTCAGATGGATATCGTCCGTGCTGTATCCGCCCCTCTTTCGAGCGCCGCCTGCAATGGTGCTGGCAATGTTTTCTTCCTCGCCAAGTCGCGGCGCATAATCCCTGCGCACGCCGTCGCGTTCAAAAAGCACCTCGGTGGGATCGAATCCGTCTCGAGCACTTGCGACAACGAACACACGGCGGCGTCGTTGGGCCAGGCCGAAGTATTGGGCGTCCAGGACCCACCACGCGATTGTTCTTTTGGGTCCATACACACAACCAGCGTCCGGCCATTTCTTCCCTGAAGGCTGCAGTTCGCGGTCTTCCCCAGCAAGTGCGCCAAGAAAGCATCCGAAGGCGTTCCCTTTGTCGCTGAGGACACCGGGGACGTTTTCCCAGACGACAACGCAGGCGGGCTTTCGCTGGCCGGCGCGAACATAGTCAACTGCATCTGCAAGCTCCACGTATTTGATGGTGAGGGCGCCGCGCGGGTTGGTGGGGCCTTCGCGCATCCCGGCCACGCTGAAGGCCTGGCACGGGGTGCCGCCGACGAGGACGTCCGGTGCGACGATCTTGCCGGCCAGCACCTGGGCGCCGAGCTTGGTCATGTCGCCTAGGTTCGGCGTGTTCGGGTAATGGTGGGCGAGTACCGCGCTGGGAAACGCTTCGATCTCGGCGAACTAGGTCGCCCGCATGCTGAGCGGCTTCCATGCAAGTGTTGCCGCCTCGATGCCGGAGCAGACTGAGCCGTAAGTGATTTCCATAGGGGATCCTCGAGGCTATAGTTTTGCCACTGGAATAGGGGGGGTGGGATTGTCTATTTGCTTAGCGTTGACTGACGCAGACTGGTCGCTGACGAAAGATGTTTTTTCGATTATCGGAACAATAATTAGCGGTTCCGCTGTGGGGGTAGCTTATTACTTCGGTCAACAAGGGCTCCATACGTGGCGGCGTCAGCTCAGAGGATCTGCCGATCACGACCTTGCGCGGCGATTGCTCATCGAGCTTTACAAACTTCGAGATGAAATTCAGAGAGCCAGATCGCCTGCGATTTTTTCTTTTGAAGGCGTACCTTTTGAAGGAGAGGTTGTCTCAGATGAACCAAAGCAATCCAGTTATGCATTCAATGAGCGTGCCTACCGTCGCAGACTGGCAGCAATGGACCATGCTCGAAACCCGTTGCAGGCCACCATGCTTGAGGCTGAGGCTATTTGGGGGCCTGATCTGAAAGGCCTCATGGAGAAAGTTTTCAAGCTTGAACGAGAGTTTGTGATCTATGTTCGGCTCTACTTGATGTCTATAAAACCTGAGCAAACTTTACAGGGGGCCCTCTCCCGCCAAGAGCTTTTAGGGCAGAGGCGGAATGTTCTTTATGACTTGGATAGTCCCGATGACATCTACTGGGTCGAGATGATCCAGGCGCTTCAATGTGTCGAAAATCATCTACGCGAACGCCTAATACCAAGTTGACATCCTGCGTTAGGACTACCGGCTGGCGTGATTCGTAGAAGTGGGGTATTTGTGTTCGGCCCGGCATGGAGCCAGATCAAGGAGATACGGGTGATTGATTCCGATATTCATGAGATTAGGCTGAGCAAGCTTGCTGCAGATGAGGCTGACTGCCAAAGGCTTCAGATACCGCACCGATTCATGCAAATGTCGGCACTATCGCCCTCTACCAGAGACTCGCATGCGGCACGCAGTGGGGAACTGTTTACTGCTGATGAAATCAGGGAATGGCTGGCCAAGGATGACAACAGCGTTGGCTGCAAGTGTTCGTTCGTCCTTGTTCTGGTCGACGATGCTGCTAAGAGTTAAGTCGTGTGATTGTTAAAGCATTCACGTGGATCGACGCCTTACAATTGATTTTAAATTGCCATTACGTGGACTACGCTTCTGTGAACTCTGCATGGAAGGAACTGACATGGTAACCAGGACAGTTTTGGCGTCAGGCTTTATCGCATTGGCATTGGCAGGAACCGTTCTGGGTGAGGACGATACTGTATTTGCTCAACTTCCAGATGATGTACCTCTTCTCACCAGATATCCCGACGCAGTTTCGAGCAACCAATCTCCTCAACTCCAAAGCATCGCTGCGCTTCTCGACTATCAGGCTGCCGCTGCTCATTGTAGGAAAATACATAATTTTTATGAGAGCAGAGCAAAGACGGCGGAGGGAGCAAAGCTGGGGGTGGGGATGATTGGTGGTGTGGCTGGCTTTGTAGGAGCAATGCTTGCTGCGGCCGGGACTGGAGGAGTTTGGCCGGGAGTAAGTGCAGGCATAGCAGGGGTTGCGAGTACGACTTTAGGGGCGGCAGAGAAGGGGCCACTGGGGCCAAACTCTTATGCAGCTCAAAGGGAGTTAGTAGCCAAGGCGATTACAACATCTGCGGCAAAGCTAGATGGTCAAACATCAGGTGAGAGCATTTACAGAAATGCAGTTGTTATGCTTGCTGCGTGCCCGGTTCCGGTCAAATGAAAATGGGATATGTGCCGCAGTTGAGTGCGGCGCTAGCATTTCACAACTTCGTGTATTCGGCGTAGAGGTTTTCGAGGGCAGCTTGATACTCATCCCCTTTGAGAGACTCTTTTATAGCGTTCAAGGCCTCCAGCGCTGAGGCTGCTGCCATTACTTCATTTTCACCTCGATACATTGCTCTAAGCCTAGATTGTTCAAGCACGGACTCTTTAGTGATTCGCATAAATGTCTCCTAGGGTGCGCGGTTTGTTCAGTCTCGTTCAGCTACGACTTTTTTCAAGATCAAGGTGATCCATGGACAGGCTATACCCTCCGGCGTTGCGGCTTGAGCGATCAGACTTTTCCGACATCGGCATCCGCCTTACTCCTGCGACTGAAGTGTGGGAATGGCTCCAAGCCGAGATCCTTGCCGACAATGGCATTATCCACAACGAAGAGCACGCCCATCTGATCGATGCGGACATCCGTGTGATGTGGGCGTCTGCTGCCTTCCCGAAGAAGGAACACACTGTTGTTGGCCAGGCCGAACAGGTAGCCTCGAGGGTCGTCAACTCCGAAGTTTTGATCGGGATGCGGACCCCTCCCGTCGCGGTGCACAGACCAAGGGCTTGGCATTTGGCGGTCGGCAGCCTCGGCCAGCTGTTTAAGTTTTGAATAGTCGCTCATCCGATCACCGCCTTTATGGTCAGTACCAATGGAAGCCAGAAGAAGAGGGTGCAGCCGAGAAGCACTTGGTGATCATGGCGCGGCCTGCTCCGCCAGATCCTCGTCCGTGATCGTGTACCTGTCTACGCCAAGTTAAAAGTTCATTGATTGGAGAAAGCGTTTTGAATTCGCAAAACGGAACTATGAAGTTTTTGAGGCGCTATCAGCTTTTGTTACTGCTGTTGATGTCGACGGCCTCGCTTATAAACGCATTTGCTCGATTCGCAGGAGACTGGAAGAGTTTTTGGACAGTGCTTATTTTGCAGGTGTTTTTCGGTCAGGCAGTGTTTGCATACATTCGGGGGGCGACGATCCACGTTGCACCTGGCGGACGTCTCTCCAAAGACGCGGATCCCCTTGGGCGTGCAGGCGTTGCGGCGTTGTCACTGGTTATCTATTTTTTCGCCTTCTGTTACGAAACTCCAAAGCCAGAACCATCAATCTACGAAAAAAGGGCCTCTGACTGGACAATGCCTACGCGTGAGGAGATTGGCAGATCTTCCGATCAGAAATGATTGATGCAGCCACCTGCTGCTGTTCCTGCCGCAGCGCTTCCTGAACTGCCTCGACATATCAGGGTGATGGAGGCGGCAAGGCAGTTCGTACCGCCCCATGTCGTCTTTGCAGTAGTCGCAACCACGGTGTTTGCGGAGAAGGGCGGAGGCTTCGGCCCGGCACGCTGCGCGCAGCGTGAACCATCGACGCCCGCCACCATGGAGCAGGGGAATCACGGGGATCGAGTCGAGAAGTCAACACGATATTCGTTAACGCAAAGGAGGGTTGGCGTGAGAGAGCTAATCAGACTTCGGGCTCCACGAATGTAAGGGCCCGAAGTTTATTACAGTGTTAGATTCTGTGGATTTGAGTGATGTGAGGATCACCGTTGATAGGCGCGTAAATCTCTACGATCGCCTGCCAGCTGCTTGGCGAGCCTGGGAGCGTAGCTATTGTCTTGTAACGGTAGTTGGTGCCATTTACGACCTGCGTAGAAACTTCTTCAGGCGTGTAGCTCACACCTACGAAGCCCTTCAAAGCTGCTTTGAAGACCTCCTGATCCTTTGGTGTCAGTTTGTGATAAGGGGTCCATCCACCTACAAGATGTTCTTGAGCTGTCATGAATTAAATCTCCCTATTTAAAATTCCTACTCATTTGGCTTTTCGGAGTACGCCCCGTTTATTCGATGGTTTCCGGAATCCATTCCTGAAAAGTTTCCCACGAGCCCTATATCTGTGAGACGAGGCCCAGGAAAACACCGTTACGAGCTACTGCCGGTGCGAGAGAGTGTAGATCGACGCCAAGAAGGATCAAGTTCGGGGCGAACAAAAAATCCCCGCATTTGGCCGGGCTATTTTTTTGCCTGAGAAGGCTGCAGATCACGTCAAGCTGCGAGATCCCGCAACGTTAAGGTTTAGGCGCTTTCTTGATGTCCTGGGAATCACTCGAAGTCGCTGCATCTTTCTCTGTTTCATGGTTCTCCGCCCCTGAGTTGGAGCCAGATGACTCCTCTCCCTTCTTGTCCGCCTTGTCCGTATTGGATTCAGAGCCACCTTGGTTGATACCGGGAATACCGGGAATACCGGAAGGCGGGGCGGCTGATCCAGCACTTTTGTCTGCGGAGAAGGCCAGTAGCGGGCAAGTAGAAAGCAGACCTGCCAAGCCGAGCGCTACGATTGTCTTGTTCATGATGATGCTCCCAGCACGAGGAATGTACTGGTTTGATGGGGGATCTCTGGTGAAGGTGCAGCGTGGCTGACGAGTGGCATTAAAGAGCGGTGTGGGGGGGCATGGTTCGAACACACAGTCTTCATGCTGCAACGCTGAGTGTGAAAAGCGGCGGCGCCGCACTTGCGTGCTGGACGGTTACTGATACCTTGTTCGCCATCTTATCGGGCTGACCTGCTTTTATCCTCGTGTGGTAACTGCGGTCGCTGTGTCTTCAGGTTGGAATTTGTAAGGGATTTTT encodes:
- a CDS encoding MFS transporter, which gives rise to MELLQRLLDKIDRFELLIAGLVGAVVASWWHKDDLADWRAWMIFLVTGIAYSLYLTSMVSTYLGVTEPKIVAGIGLLQGTFGGSLLAAINRAIKAADLWAPIRQRFGGGNPP